From Hymenobacter sedentarius, a single genomic window includes:
- a CDS encoding EamA family transporter — MAILSVQAGAAIAKGLFPVVGAAGAAGMRIGLSALMLLVAFRPPLRQLTAVQWRAVIPYGVALGTMNFLFYLALARIPLGLCVTLEFVGPLLLAVAGSRRAVDVVWVVLAGVGIALIAPWAGHGVDLLGALFALLAGGCWVAYIVLGGRVSQVLPGGAAVATGMLFASLTILPFTVASGSLALLTPSLFGAGVALALLSSALPFSLEMNALSMLPARSFSILMSLEPAAAALCGLVFLHEHLIPTQWLAIVLVVVASVGATVSAKKVAAPVEV; from the coding sequence ATGGCCATATTGAGCGTGCAGGCGGGCGCGGCCATTGCCAAAGGCTTGTTTCCGGTGGTGGGAGCAGCCGGGGCGGCGGGAATGCGAATTGGGCTATCCGCCCTGATGCTGTTGGTTGCCTTCAGGCCGCCGCTCCGGCAATTGACGGCAGTGCAATGGCGGGCGGTGATACCCTACGGCGTGGCGCTGGGCACCATGAATTTCTTGTTTTACCTGGCTCTGGCTCGCATTCCGCTGGGGCTGTGCGTAACGCTGGAGTTTGTGGGGCCCTTGCTGCTGGCTGTGGCCGGGTCGCGCCGGGCGGTGGATGTAGTTTGGGTGGTGCTGGCGGGCGTGGGCATAGCGCTTATCGCTCCCTGGGCCGGGCACGGGGTCGACCTGCTGGGGGCGCTGTTTGCACTGCTGGCGGGCGGCTGCTGGGTGGCCTACATTGTGCTCGGCGGCCGGGTGTCGCAGGTTTTGCCAGGCGGTGCGGCGGTCGCCACGGGAATGCTGTTCGCTTCCCTCACCATCCTGCCCTTCACGGTGGCCAGTGGGAGTCTGGCGTTGCTCACCCCGTCCCTTTTTGGAGCCGGCGTGGCGCTGGCCCTGCTTTCAAGCGCGCTGCCATTTAGCCTTGAGATGAATGCCCTGAGCATGCTGCCGGCCCGCTCATTCAGCATCCTGATGAGTCTGGAGCCGGCGGCAGCGGCCTTGTGCGGGTTGGTGTTTCTGCATGAGCACCTGATTCCAACGCAGTGGTTGGCCATCGTGCTGGTGGTAGTGGCTAGTGTTGGCGCTACGGTGTCGGCAAAAAAAGTAGCAGCGCCGGTAGAAGTCTGA
- a CDS encoding DUF349 domain-containing protein, translating into MATEEIPTAPLAGGTDPAADDRMTILQRRLAEIQGNAEPAATASAEGATQVEMPPQGTPELPADQPLGAGTAEPLAEIPATASEAALAPEAGTPEASAAAETAHHVPDSVTVNGHDVSAPLARAVTHYGSEMAHPEEAHFPAPNPEALPADEHIASATPAPIADPETLSAPAAEATVEDQAPELPTVNLHNAAELDAAPEAVATLPTSEDTPLNAAPATAEQEGDAQGEDAYVPETTAPDFTALDLPAQAAYLVQLLRQPEAARNRKQIQDLTRQYETNVGLARSAARQKFSEGGEGAEAFAFQQPEGQQELNKALQEFRESRAKDAKAEDASRTDNLAKKKQLLDQLRLLVEAAETKDSSAKLKALQAEWKATGAVPQTDSQAIWDTYHGLLDIYYSKQGRFLEMKDLDRRRNLEAKEALIKRAEALADVPGINKALDELTKLHEDWKHIGPVPNDQREPLWQRFIAASDVLHQRRKEFVDIRSTQEKANLVVKQALLERVLPFATFDTDRVNLWRSKTDELQEIKAEWEAAGLVPRAQADALNKQYWAAYKAFFNRKNEFFKSLDNEKSANVKAKVALIEQAEEAANNPDSDAARQVIIRVQKEWKDVGRVPDKLADKLWHRFRAACDAVFERPKHEARFREEKVQQSSVEQTAHLDKIADRVNALTADNPGTLEGFREILAGWVAEFDPTDDQPGRGTSDRSEEQLLTLLGKYLDHVPGLSYADKNDLLFQVEVGRLKARPQAQQQLSRKEMALRKEINELENDHATLQTNLDFFARSKNANQLREEYQGRIAEGQKRIETLKKQLKIIRS; encoded by the coding sequence ATGGCTACTGAAGAAATACCTACTGCCCCGCTTGCCGGTGGCACCGACCCGGCCGCCGACGACCGAATGACCATTTTGCAACGTCGCTTAGCTGAGATTCAAGGAAACGCCGAGCCCGCCGCAACGGCTTCGGCTGAAGGGGCCACTCAAGTTGAGATGCCGCCGCAGGGCACGCCGGAGCTCCCGGCCGACCAGCCCTTGGGGGCGGGTACGGCCGAACCGCTTGCCGAAATCCCCGCGACCGCCTCGGAAGCTGCCCTGGCTCCCGAGGCCGGCACGCCCGAAGCGTCCGCCGCGGCCGAAACGGCCCATCACGTGCCCGATTCTGTGACCGTAAACGGCCACGATGTGTCGGCTCCCCTTGCCCGGGCCGTCACCCATTACGGCAGCGAAATGGCCCATCCGGAGGAAGCTCATTTTCCGGCGCCCAATCCGGAGGCTCTGCCCGCCGATGAGCACATTGCCAGCGCTACGCCCGCCCCCATTGCCGACCCCGAAACGCTGAGTGCTCCCGCCGCCGAAGCCACCGTAGAAGACCAAGCCCCTGAGCTGCCCACGGTGAACCTGCACAATGCCGCCGAGCTGGATGCGGCGCCCGAAGCGGTAGCTACGCTGCCCACTTCGGAAGATACGCCTTTGAATGCAGCGCCGGCTACTGCCGAGCAGGAAGGTGACGCGCAGGGCGAGGATGCATATGTGCCCGAAACCACAGCCCCGGATTTCACGGCTCTGGACTTGCCGGCTCAGGCCGCCTACCTGGTGCAGTTGCTGCGCCAGCCCGAAGCCGCCCGCAACCGCAAGCAGATTCAGGACCTCACGCGTCAGTACGAGACCAACGTGGGCCTGGCGCGCAGCGCCGCCCGCCAGAAGTTCTCGGAAGGCGGCGAAGGCGCCGAAGCGTTTGCTTTCCAGCAGCCCGAGGGCCAGCAGGAGCTTAACAAAGCCCTGCAGGAATTCCGCGAAAGCCGCGCCAAGGATGCCAAAGCCGAAGATGCCAGCCGCACCGATAACCTCGCCAAGAAAAAGCAGCTGCTCGACCAGTTGCGCTTGCTGGTAGAAGCCGCCGAAACTAAGGACAGCTCGGCCAAGCTCAAGGCCCTGCAGGCCGAGTGGAAGGCCACCGGCGCCGTGCCCCAAACCGACAGCCAGGCCATATGGGATACCTACCACGGCTTGCTCGATATTTACTACAGCAAGCAGGGGCGCTTCCTGGAAATGAAGGACCTGGACCGCCGCCGCAACCTGGAGGCTAAAGAAGCCCTCATCAAGCGGGCAGAGGCCCTGGCCGATGTGCCCGGCATCAACAAGGCCCTAGACGAGCTGACCAAGCTGCATGAAGACTGGAAACACATCGGCCCGGTGCCCAACGACCAGCGCGAGCCGCTGTGGCAGCGCTTCATCGCGGCCTCCGACGTGCTGCACCAGCGCCGCAAGGAGTTTGTAGACATTCGTTCGACCCAGGAAAAAGCCAATCTGGTCGTTAAACAGGCCCTGCTGGAACGGGTGTTGCCTTTCGCTACCTTCGACACCGACCGGGTGAACCTGTGGCGCTCCAAAACCGACGAGCTACAGGAAATCAAAGCCGAGTGGGAAGCCGCTGGGCTGGTGCCCCGCGCCCAGGCCGATGCCCTGAACAAGCAATATTGGGCGGCCTACAAAGCCTTCTTCAACCGCAAAAACGAATTCTTTAAGTCGCTCGATAACGAGAAGTCGGCCAACGTGAAAGCGAAGGTGGCCCTCATTGAGCAGGCCGAAGAAGCCGCCAATAACCCGGATTCGGATGCTGCCCGTCAGGTTATCATTCGGGTGCAGAAGGAGTGGAAGGACGTGGGCCGCGTGCCCGATAAATTGGCCGACAAGCTCTGGCACCGTTTCCGAGCCGCCTGCGACGCCGTATTTGAGCGGCCCAAGCACGAGGCCCGGTTCCGCGAGGAAAAGGTGCAGCAGTCCTCGGTAGAGCAAACCGCGCACCTCGACAAGATTGCCGACCGGGTGAACGCCCTCACGGCCGACAACCCCGGCACGCTGGAAGGCTTCCGCGAAATACTCGCGGGCTGGGTGGCCGAGTTTGACCCCACCGACGACCAGCCCGGCCGGGGCACTTCCGACCGCAGCGAGGAGCAGTTGCTGACGTTGCTCGGCAAGTACCTCGACCACGTGCCTGGCCTGAGCTACGCCGACAAGAATGACTTGTTGTTCCAGGTAGAGGTGGGCCGTTTGAAAGCCCGCCCCCAGGCCCAGCAGCAACTTTCCCGGAAGGAAATGGCCCTGCGCAAGGAAATCAACGAGCTGGAGAACGACCACGCCACGTTGCAAACCAACCTGGACTTCTTCGCTCGTTCCAAAAATGCCAACCAATTGCGCGAGGAATACCAAGGCCGCATCGCCGAGGGACAGAAGCGCATTGAGACGCTCAAGAAGCAGTTGAAAATTATTCGCAGCTAA
- a CDS encoding YqgE/AlgH family protein gives MRPGTLLISQPFLGDPNFERSVVLVCRDEPTDGTFGLVLNRLTTLTLGDVLELPPNLVSAAAHLPIYVGGPVEPDTLHYLHRRADLPGATDLGQDVFWGGDFELLLGLIGSGAVGPDQVRLFAGYSGWSVGQLATEMQGQSWIRHPASAGKVFTLASDAFWRDILREKGGRFKVLSNYPVDPRLN, from the coding sequence ATGCGTCCCGGTACTTTGCTTATCTCCCAGCCGTTTCTCGGCGACCCTAACTTCGAACGCAGCGTGGTGCTGGTATGCCGCGACGAGCCCACTGACGGTACTTTTGGCCTGGTGCTCAACCGACTTACCACGCTCACCCTTGGCGACGTGCTCGAATTGCCACCGAATTTGGTCAGTGCCGCGGCTCACTTGCCCATTTATGTGGGCGGGCCCGTCGAGCCCGACACCCTGCACTACCTGCACCGGCGGGCCGACCTGCCCGGCGCCACCGATTTGGGGCAGGATGTTTTTTGGGGCGGCGATTTTGAGCTGCTGCTGGGCCTCATCGGTAGCGGTGCAGTAGGGCCTGACCAGGTGCGCCTCTTTGCCGGGTATTCGGGGTGGTCGGTGGGCCAATTGGCCACTGAAATGCAGGGGCAGAGTTGGATACGGCACCCCGCAAGCGCCGGGAAAGTGTTTACTTTGGCATCTGATGCCTTCTGGCGGGATATTTTGCGGGAGAAAGGCGGGCGATTCAAGGTGCTGTCGAACTATCCCGTAGACCCTCGTTTGAATTAA